The segment CCGGAATGGTCAAGGCGCCGGAGGAATATCCGTATTCCAGCGCCCGGGCGCATATCACCGGCGTGCCGGACGAGGTGCTGAGCGATGAATTAATTACTGAAGACGGCAGGTCGAGTTATATAGAGTTCGTCAAGGCGCCGATCCCGAAAAGGGAGATAGAACGGATAAGAATTACGACCAAGCGGGGGATGCCATTAGGTGGCAATATCTTTGTAGAACGCCTGGAGCGCCGGCTAAAACGGCGTTTTAGGAAGAAGAAGTCAGGTAGGCCGCGGAAATAAAGGGAAAGAAAATATGTGGTCTGTCCCCCACTCGCCATGTGGTCTGTCCCCCACTCGCGCCATGCGGGGTAGATTCCCGGCCCCGCCGGGTCTTAACCCGGTTCCACCCAGCAGCCGGGGTCAGGCCCGTAGGCGCTGCCGGATCCGACATAGCCGGGTCCGCATTCAATACAATAATCAACTACCGGACAGGCCCGGCATTTGGCAAACTCCTGTTTCTTATGGGCAATAAACGGCTCTCTTTCCAACGACCTTAATAAGCCGGATGACTCGTAGATTCCCTGGAAAGAGTCGCCGGGCATTTTCCCGATCTTTACCGGGATGAGGGTGCGGGGCTGAACCGTTCCATCAGGCAGGACCACAAAACAGATGCCGGCAATCATCGGCCCGACAGTTATCCTGGGACCATAGGTCCGGACATATTCATCCCAGCGCCCCAGTTCATAAAATACCCGCGCGAACAACGGCTCGCCGCTGAGCAGCGAGGTCTTAAGACGAAGATACCGTTCATCCAGCGAATCAAGGAAATTTATGATATTGACCAGGACCGGGCGGTATTCCAGGGATGAGAGCGCGTCATCTTTAAGTTTTTCGCCCCGGCCGGCCGGTAACAGCAACGCAATATTCATTGCCCCGGCTCCGGCCTCAACTGCCTGGCTGATAATTTCAATTATTTCCGGGGCGCTATTCCTGGAGATAGTCAGCCGGACGGCCGAAGGTAACCCGGCCGCAGCCAGTAATTTCAAGGCATCCAGGGTCTGCCGGAAACTGCCCGGTTGCCGGATAAAATCGTGGTATGACCGGCTGCCTTCCAAACTCATTACATAAACCGCCACCCCGCGCTCTTTCAGCCGGCCGGCTGTTTCGGCGGTCAGATGCGCCGGATTGCCGTGGATAGATATCTGGCTGATCGGCGCGCCGGCCTCCCGGTATTCTTTGGCGATTTCCAGGATATCCATAAAGTCCGGCCGTAAGAGCGGGTCGCCGCCGGTGAAGAGTATTTTACCGTCCAGATTATTGCTCCGCAGGAATTCCCTAAAAGAACCTAATATCTTCAGACAGTCGCTATAAGGCAGGTCCGGCCGGGTGGTGTCGCGGTCAATAAAACAATGTTTACAACCCAGGCCGCATTTATGGGTAATCTCCCAGCGGATGAGGCACTGCTTCCCGGAAGTATCGGCAGAACCTGGACCATGATTTTTAAGTATTGGCGATAACATAATATAATTTAACCGGTTAGGATAGTTTTGCCGGTTTAGCCAGTTAAGATAGTCAGACCAGTTTAGCCGGTTAGACCAGTTAAGGCAGTTTTGCCGGTTTACTGAACTCTTGCGAAACGCCCCCTCTGTCATTCCCGCGAAGGCGGGAATCCAGTAATTACAGGGGGCATGGATTCCTGCTTTTCCTACGGAACTCTCATTAATGAAAATCCCGTTAGGGGTCGCAGGAATGACACCTTTTGGGTGGTCTTTTCCCCATTTCGCAAGAGTTCAGTAAACCGGTTCCACCCAGCAGAACGGATTCGGGGCGTAAGGGCTGCCCGAAATCTGATAACTGTTGCCGAGCATACTGCCGCAGTAATCCACCGCCGGACAGGCCCGGCATTTGGCAAATCCGGCTTTCTTTCTATTGGTATATTCTTCATCTTCCAGAGACCTCAATAGTTCGGATGATTCATAAATCTGCCGGAACGAATCCCGGGGCGCCCGGCCAATCTGCACCGGGATGAGCCGCCGGGGATATACCGCGCCGTCAGACAATACAAAGAAAGTCAAGCCCTTACTGAAGACCGAGGTTCTCGCCCCCAGGGAAGAAATCAGTTCCTGATATTCCGGCCAGCGTCCGAGTTCGTGGAAGAGCCGGGCGAAAAGATGCTCGGCTCCGAGCAGCGTATGACTGAAATGATGCCCCGGCGCTCCGAGCGTATCAAGAAATTCCAGCACTTTTACCAGAAGACGGCGGTATTCTAAAGGGGTAAGAACCTTTTCCGCATTATTTCCGCCATTGGCCGGGCTAATCAGTGGGTTAATATTAAAAGCGCTCACCCCCTCGGCGACGGCCAGACGAAGAATATGGGGCAGTTCGCGGGCATTAGAACGGGTGAGCGTAAACTTAATAGCGGTTCTGATGCGCGCGGCGCGCAGTTCCCTTAAACTCATCAGGACTTCCTGAAACCGCCCCCGGTAGTGCCAGGTATCATAGATTGAGGGCCGATGATGCAAACTGAAGCGGTACTGGGAAACATCCGCAGATTTCAGCCGGCTGACGATGTCTCCGTCGGCTGGAAACGGCCGGCCTGAAATAATAATGCGGTCAATCGCACCGGCCCGGCGATATTCGTCAGCCGCTTTCAGGATATCCCAGAAATCTTTCCGTAGAAGCGGGTCGCCGCCGGCAAAAATCAAATCGCCCCTGAGATGATTCTGCCGGAGGAAGGAAATAAACGAGTCCAGTATTTTAAGGCAGTCCGCCTGATTTAAATCAGGCCGGGACGAATTACCGGCCGGAAGGCAAAACGGACAATCCTCGGCCGGCCGGCCGGTAATCTGCCAGAAAAGCAGGCATTTCTTCCTGGAAGTATCGGCAGAACCTGGACCCTGATTTTTAAGTATTGACGATAACATAATATAATTTAACCGGTTAGGACAGTTTTGCCGGTTTAGCCAGTTAAGATAGTTAGACCAGTTTAGCCGGCTAGATCAGTTAAGGCAGTTTTGCCAGTTTAGACAGTTAGGATCGTTTGGTCTTTGAACGAAGATACCTCATCAGGCCGTCCGTTATTTTACGGACTTCAGTACATTCGTTATATAATTCCTTAAATGTTGCCTCATCAATATAATTCTGGTCTAATGCTACATAAAGACAATTCTGAACTTCAGAAACAGACCTTCGGGCATAAGTAAGAAACCTGACAAATTCACGGTTAGATTGACTATCAAAACCCTCCGCCATATTGTTCATAATAGAGACAGATGCGCCGGTAATTTGGTCTCTCAATCTATAATCAGAAGCAAATCCTTTTGGCTTGGTCAACGTGTAAACCTTTTTAGTAACAATTCTGGCTCGTTTCCAGCATTCCAAGTCCTCAAACTTTTCTATTCGCATAATTACTTCCTCCTTTTCATATTAACATGCCGGTTTAGATAGTTATGCCAGTTAACCAGTTTTTGCCGGTCAATCGGCTCAACTGACTAAACTGTCTCAACTGGCTAAACTAACTCAATTATCTCAACTGACTTAACTAACTAAACTGACTCAACTGCCTAAACTGGTTCCACCCAGCAGCCGACAGCGGGGCCATACGGACTGCCCGAAACAAAGTAAGTCATTCCTATATTTTTACAGTAGAGCGCAACCGGACAAGTCCGGCACTGCTCAAATTTATCATTCCTGATTTCCAGGTATGCGTTATCTTCAAACGACTTTAACAACCCGGAGGATTCATAAATCTCCTGGAAAGAATCCCGCGGCACCTGCCCGATTTTAACTGGAATGAATCGCCCGGGCCAGACCGTTCCGTCAGATAAAACAGCAAATGTCAGGCCGGGGGAAAGCTGTGTGGGAATGATTGTATACGGATAGAAACAATCCAGGTATTCTTGCCAGCGGCCCAGTTCATAGAAAAGCCGGGCATATAAACCCGCGTCAGCTATAGTTGAGGCCTTGAAAACACGATAATGTTCATCCAACGTATCCAGAAAATTAAGGACATCCAATAAAACCTGCCGGTATTCAGGGGGCGAAAGGATATGCTCCTTTAATTCTTCTCCCCGGCCTGATGCAATTAGCGGGGCGATATGCAGAGAATAAAGACCGGCCTGAAGCATTGTTTTAATAACTTCAATTATGTTCGGCGCATTAAGTTTGGAAACAGTCAAACTCATTGAGGTTTTAATGCCCGCTTGACGCAGGTGGTTCAAAGCGGAAAGGGTTTGCCGGAAACTGCCCGGCTTACGAAAGAAATCGTGCACCCGCTCATCGCCTCCCTCTGTGCTGAGTCCGTAGGAATCAATGCCCAGATATTTCAGTTTCCCGGCCATTTCTTCGTTTATGAAAACAGGATTCCCTTGAATAGCCACCCAGTAGATGAACCCGGATAAGCGGTATTCTCTTATGTTTTCCAGGATATCCAGAAAGTCCTTTCTAAGAAACGGGTCGCCGCCGGTTAAAACCATCCTGCCCGCAAGGTTATTACGTGAAAGGAAGTTCTGGTAAGAATGCAACACCCGGCCGCAATCTTCGTAAGACAAATCATCGGACGGTTTTTTATCCGCGATGATGCAGTGCTTACATTTCATACTGCACTTATGGGTAATTTCCCAGCGCAATACACAGGATTTCCCGGCCGGCGGTCCGGCATTCCCGATTATCCGGTTATGCAGTTCTGATGTATTCATATTTTATTGTATGGACTCTCAAACCGGTTCACCCTCGCCCAACCTCTCCCCATCGGGGAGAGGACCTGTCTGCGTCCCGCCTTGCGGGACAGGCAGATAGATGAGGGAGATTTTTCTTACTCCACCCAACAGCCGGGATTAGGGCCATACGGACTGCCCGAGGCGATATAACTCGTTCCGCACTTGGTGCAATAATCAAGGACCGGGCAGGTCCGGCATTTGGCAGATGCCTTTTTCTTGTTTTCTATGTAATCCTCATCCAGCGACCTGAGTAACTCCGCTGATTTCTCGTAAATCTTCTGGAATGAATCACCCGGCAGCCGTCCGATGGTTACCGGGATGAGCCGGCGCGGATAAACCGTCCCGTCCGGCAAAATCGCAAACCCCAATCCCGAACTATTAACTCCGTGGGTGGGCCGGGCGCCATAGGTCTCCTGATACTCATTCCAGCGCCCCAATTCGTAAAAAAGGCGGGCGAATAATGATTCATCTCCGACCAGAGAAAACCGAACCGCATCAGAGCGTCCATCCAAAGTATCCAGGAAATTCAGCACCGTCAGAAGGGTCCGGCGATATTCGGCCGGGGTCAGGACCTGGTTCTGTAACATTTTGCCCCGCCCGGACGGCAGGAGCGGTCCGAGATTCATCGTGGAAACACCGGCGCTAATCATTGTTTGAATAACCTCAACGACCTGGCCGTCATTAATCCGGGATACGGTCAATCTGACCGGGACCTGAATACCGGCCTGACGCAGACAACGTATGGCCGATAAGGTCTGCCGGAAACTGCCCGGCTGGCGGAAGAAGTCGTGTAGTTTTTCACATCCTTCCGTGCTCAGGGCATAGACCGAAACGCCGTTTTCTTTCAGACGGCTGGCCACGGTTTCATCCAGGTGGGCCGGATTACCCTGGATAATAATGGCCCGGACGGTTCCCGCCCTGAGATATCCGGCGGTGATTTTAAGGATGTCCAGAAAATCAGTCCTGAGAAGCGGGTCGCCGCCGGTAAAGAATATCTTCGCGCTAAAATTATTAGCGCTGACAAAATCACCCAGGGAGGCCAAGACGCCCAGACAATCTTCATAAGAAAGATTTCCGGCCGGGGTGTTGTAGGCCTGGATGCAGTGTTTGCAGCCGACATCGCACTGATTCGTGATTTCCCAGCGGATGAGGCAGGTTTTCCTTTCATCCTGAGCCGCAGACAAGGGTTTCTGATAACCTGATGTTATATGCATCTTATTCCATTCCCTTTTGGTAAGAGTAATTACTTCCTTGCTCCTCTCCCCGCTGGGGAGAGGGATTATGTTCCATCTTGTCTCTCCCCGCCGTGGTTCCAGCAACGGAGCGAAGCACGACGAGAATTTACTCCACCCAGCACATCGGATTGGGCGCATGCGGATTTTCGGACGCGGCATAGGAATCGGCCATCATATTACCGCAGTAGTCCACCACCGGGCAATTACGGCATTTCTCAAACTGGGCCTTCTTTTGCCCGATATACGCGCCCGTTTCAAGCGAGCGGACTAAACCGGACGAGTCATAAATTTCCTGGAAAGAATCCCGCGGCGCCTGTCCGATTTTCTCCGGGATAAACCTCCGGGCCCGGACCGTCCCATCCGGCAGGACGGAAAAAGAAAAACCCTTGCCGCAGGCCGGGATAAGCCGGTGCGATTCAATCAGTTTCCGGCAGTCAGCCGGCCGGCCTAATTCATAAAAAAGACGGATAAACAGGTGTTCGGCGCTCAACACCGAATATTTTAACCGGTCATATTGGACCGGTACCGTATCCAGCAGATTAATTACATCCATTAAAATCCGGCGATACTCTGCCGGCGCCAGCCGTTCATCCTGAAGGTTTTTCGCGTCGCCAAAAAGAACCAGTTGCGAGAACTGGAATGAATTCGTCCCTTCGGTCATCATCAGGCGGATGACATCCACCAGGTCGCGGGCATTGAGCCGGCAGAGCGTGGATTTTACCGAGGTGCCGACGCCTTCGGACTTCAGGCACCGTAAGGCATTGATGGTCTGCCGGAAACTGCCGGGTTGACGAAGGGCATCGTGGGCGGCCTCAAGCCCGTCAATACTTAACTGGAGTCGGGGCGCCCCCAGCGCCTTTAGACGCCTGGCCATGGCCCGGTCTATCAAGGTAGGATTAGCCAGAATAGTGAAATCCGCCAGACCGCCGGACCGGCGGTATTCATCCGCGACCTTTAAGATATCCAGGAAATCATTGCGTAAGAACGGGTCGCCGCCCGTAAAAATCAGGGAGGCCGATAGATTATTACTCAGGGCGAATTCCCGGTATGAGTCAAGCACCTTTAGACAATCCTCGTAAGAAAGTTCATCCGCGGGGATATCCGTCCCGCGATAGCAGAATTTGCAATGCAAATCACACCGGCTGGTAATTTCCCAGTGGAGCAGGCAGCTCTTGTCCCGGGACGCCGCAGGGAGAAACTGATTCTTCAGGTTAAATATTCCCATCCGGACTTTCCCTCTCATTGACTGATTCATAATTTCTGCGCCGGCCCAACTGCCCGACGAGCCAATGCGGCCGCCTCAGGGTTCTTATGGGCTTAAGTTCGTCCAGCCCGATTAACCGGGCATAGGAAATCCAGACGCCGAAACATAAATCATTCGCCTGGCATTCCCGGCAGAAAACAGATTTGACAAAGGAGAAGTCAGCCGGCCGGTTTTCCCAGTACCGTTCGGCCCCATAAATCGTTTTTGTGGTATAAGGCAGACGGAAGATGAACGGATAATAATCCTCCGGCGCGGGGAAAATACATACCGGCAGATACTGGAGAAAAATGTTCTGCTTGAGAGCGACGGCCGTCTTGACCGCATCCGCCAGACAGGGCTGCGCCTCGGTGAAAGTGATTGAGGTTTTATCCCTATTTGCGCT is part of the Planctomycetota bacterium genome and harbors:
- a CDS encoding radical SAM protein, with the translated sequence MLSPILKNHGPGSADTSGKQCLIRWEITHKCGLGCKHCFIDRDTTRPDLPYSDCLKILGSFREFLRSNNLDGKILFTGGDPLLRPDFMDILEIAKEYREAGAPISQISIHGNPAHLTAETAGRLKERGVAVYVMSLEGSRSYHDFIRQPGSFRQTLDALKLLAAAGLPSAVRLTISRNSAPEIIEIISQAVEAGAGAMNIALLLPAGRGEKLKDDALSSLEYRPVLVNIINFLDSLDERYLRLKTSLLSGEPLFARVFYELGRWDEYVRTYGPRITVGPMIAGICFVVLPDGTVQPRTLIPVKIGKMPGDSFQGIYESSGLLRSLEREPFIAHKKQEFAKCRACPVVDYCIECGPGYVGSGSAYGPDPGCWVEPG
- a CDS encoding radical SAM protein; amino-acid sequence: MLSSILKNQGPGSADTSRKKCLLFWQITGRPAEDCPFCLPAGNSSRPDLNQADCLKILDSFISFLRQNHLRGDLIFAGGDPLLRKDFWDILKAADEYRRAGAIDRIIISGRPFPADGDIVSRLKSADVSQYRFSLHHRPSIYDTWHYRGRFQEVLMSLRELRAARIRTAIKFTLTRSNARELPHILRLAVAEGVSAFNINPLISPANGGNNAEKVLTPLEYRRLLVKVLEFLDTLGAPGHHFSHTLLGAEHLFARLFHELGRWPEYQELISSLGARTSVFSKGLTFFVLSDGAVYPRRLIPVQIGRAPRDSFRQIYESSELLRSLEDEEYTNRKKAGFAKCRACPAVDYCGSMLGNSYQISGSPYAPNPFCWVEPVY
- a CDS encoding four helix bundle protein, producing MRIEKFEDLECWKRARIVTKKVYTLTKPKGFASDYRLRDQITGASVSIMNNMAEGFDSQSNREFVRFLTYARRSVSEVQNCLYVALDQNYIDEATFKELYNECTEVRKITDGLMRYLRSKTKRS
- a CDS encoding radical SAM protein, coding for MNTSELHNRIIGNAGPPAGKSCVLRWEITHKCSMKCKHCIIADKKPSDDLSYEDCGRVLHSYQNFLSRNNLAGRMVLTGGDPFLRKDFLDILENIREYRLSGFIYWVAIQGNPVFINEEMAGKLKYLGIDSYGLSTEGGDERVHDFFRKPGSFRQTLSALNHLRQAGIKTSMSLTVSKLNAPNIIEVIKTMLQAGLYSLHIAPLIASGRGEELKEHILSPPEYRQVLLDVLNFLDTLDEHYRVFKASTIADAGLYARLFYELGRWQEYLDCFYPYTIIPTQLSPGLTFAVLSDGTVWPGRFIPVKIGQVPRDSFQEIYESSGLLKSFEDNAYLEIRNDKFEQCRTCPVALYCKNIGMTYFVSGSPYGPAVGCWVEPV
- a CDS encoding radical SAM protein translates to MHITSGYQKPLSAAQDERKTCLIRWEITNQCDVGCKHCIQAYNTPAGNLSYEDCLGVLASLGDFVSANNFSAKIFFTGGDPLLRTDFLDILKITAGYLRAGTVRAIIIQGNPAHLDETVASRLKENGVSVYALSTEGCEKLHDFFRQPGSFRQTLSAIRCLRQAGIQVPVRLTVSRINDGQVVEVIQTMISAGVSTMNLGPLLPSGRGKMLQNQVLTPAEYRRTLLTVLNFLDTLDGRSDAVRFSLVGDESLFARLFYELGRWNEYQETYGARPTHGVNSSGLGFAILPDGTVYPRRLIPVTIGRLPGDSFQKIYEKSAELLRSLDEDYIENKKKASAKCRTCPVLDYCTKCGTSYIASGSPYGPNPGCWVE
- a CDS encoding radical SAM protein produces the protein MNQSMRGKVRMGIFNLKNQFLPAASRDKSCLLHWEITSRCDLHCKFCYRGTDIPADELSYEDCLKVLDSYREFALSNNLSASLIFTGGDPFLRNDFLDILKVADEYRRSGGLADFTILANPTLIDRAMARRLKALGAPRLQLSIDGLEAAHDALRQPGSFRQTINALRCLKSEGVGTSVKSTLCRLNARDLVDVIRLMMTEGTNSFQFSQLVLFGDAKNLQDERLAPAEYRRILMDVINLLDTVPVQYDRLKYSVLSAEHLFIRLFYELGRPADCRKLIESHRLIPACGKGFSFSVLPDGTVRARRFIPEKIGQAPRDSFQEIYDSSGLVRSLETGAYIGQKKAQFEKCRNCPVVDYCGNMMADSYAASENPHAPNPMCWVE